In Treponema vincentii, a single window of DNA contains:
- a CDS encoding PhoH family protein, translated as MDTSYTIVLEDQTVLSSLCGANDENLHIFETYLGVPVICRGNEVTVVTSDQAICKRFQKLIDTLLESPEITSDGSADFIASCVANSAPQQGALCPQCIHIPRGIKSVYPKNRKQAALIDSIYANDITFGLGPAGTGKTYIAVALALKMLLSHTVRKLILTRPVVEAGESLGFLPGDLVQKINPYLRPLFDIMETLLPADVLRGMEESNTIEVAPLAYMRGRTLHNAVVILDEAQNTTKEQMKMFLTRMGEGSKLIITGDPSQSDIRGRSESGLVHAVSLIRTIDGIGTVEFSADEVVRHSLVQKIINAYEKQ; from the coding sequence TTGGATACCTCATATACAATCGTGTTGGAAGATCAAACGGTGCTGTCTTCGCTATGCGGCGCGAATGATGAGAATTTGCATATTTTTGAAACGTATTTGGGTGTTCCCGTTATCTGCAGGGGGAACGAAGTAACGGTTGTAACTTCCGATCAAGCGATTTGCAAAAGGTTTCAAAAACTCATTGACACTCTTTTGGAAAGCCCCGAAATTACATCGGACGGTTCGGCCGATTTTATTGCCTCCTGCGTCGCCAACAGTGCGCCGCAACAGGGGGCTCTTTGCCCGCAGTGTATCCATATTCCACGCGGCATAAAATCGGTTTATCCTAAGAACAGGAAACAGGCGGCGCTGATCGATTCCATCTATGCAAACGATATAACATTCGGGCTCGGTCCCGCCGGTACGGGAAAAACCTATATTGCAGTGGCGCTTGCGTTAAAAATGTTGCTGTCCCATACGGTACGTAAATTGATTTTAACCCGTCCGGTGGTGGAAGCCGGAGAGAGCCTCGGCTTTTTACCCGGCGATCTTGTCCAAAAAATAAATCCCTATCTGCGCCCGCTGTTCGATATTATGGAAACATTGCTGCCCGCCGATGTACTGCGCGGTATGGAAGAGTCCAATACCATCGAAGTAGCGCCGCTTGCCTATATGCGCGGACGGACACTCCACAATGCCGTTGTGATTTTGGATGAAGCGCAGAATACCACAAAAGAACAGATGAAGATGTTTTTAACGCGGATGGGCGAAGGTTCAAAATTGATTATTACCGGAGACCCGTCCCAATCGGATATCCGCGGAAGATCGGAATCGGGGCTTGTCCATGCCGTTTCTTTAATCCGTACTATTGACGGGATCGGAACCGTTGAATTTTCTGCGGATGAAGTAGTCCGCCACTCTCTCGTACAAAAGATTATTAATGCGTATGAAAAACAATAA
- a CDS encoding ferritin, translated as MISKKLEDALNEQINKEFYSAYLYLGMAAHFESEGLKGFAKWMRVQALEEQGHAMRIYDYLFSVDAKPVLKPIEEAPVHYAKHPVEVIQDVLKHEQFVTASINSLYELALAEKDYKTQVFLQWFINEQVEEEENDRNILDVFKHINGNAGLLILDKELGKRE; from the coding sequence ATGATTAGCAAGAAATTGGAAGATGCGTTAAACGAGCAGATCAATAAAGAATTCTATTCTGCTTATTTGTATCTCGGCATGGCAGCCCATTTTGAATCGGAAGGGCTTAAAGGCTTTGCCAAGTGGATGCGGGTGCAGGCGCTTGAAGAACAAGGGCATGCGATGAGGATATATGACTATCTCTTTTCAGTTGATGCAAAGCCCGTATTAAAACCGATTGAAGAAGCTCCGGTACATTACGCAAAGCATCCTGTAGAAGTTATTCAGGATGTGCTCAAGCATGAACAGTTTGTAACGGCTTCGATTAACAGCTTGTATGAACTTGCGCTTGCGGAAAAGGACTATAAAACTCAAGTATTCCTGCAGTGGTTCATCAATGAGCAGGTGGAAGAAGAGGAGAACGATCGCAATATCCTCGATGTCTTCAAACATATCAACGGCAATGCCGGGCTTCTTATTTTGGATAAAGAACTCGGAAAACGGGAATAA
- a CDS encoding AAA family ATPase, with amino-acid sequence MAIITISRQIASYGDETALELAKSLGYEFIDKKDLEKDLLDKGISKESLAHYDERKPGFWASLSRNRDSYFDYLREIVYGYALKGNSIFIGRGGFALLRGIPGCYAVRLVASDDVRIGRLMKEFDWSEKKARALMAESDANREGFHRCFFDMKPEDPTHYHLVINTDFATAPLAASIITHACKEAILPAEEQEGLKRIAELLLGQRIVNVIAFKEELPIYFLDAEVSDTQIILHGVADSVACIDRAIKIAEGLAQGRSVSTQISIVNEYKPYP; translated from the coding sequence ATGGCAATTATCACTATTTCACGGCAAATAGCTTCTTACGGCGATGAAACGGCTTTAGAGTTGGCAAAATCGCTCGGCTATGAGTTTATCGATAAAAAAGACCTAGAGAAAGATCTGCTTGACAAGGGAATTTCGAAAGAGAGCCTTGCTCACTATGACGAACGAAAACCCGGCTTTTGGGCATCGCTTTCCCGCAACCGAGATTCTTATTTTGATTATTTACGGGAGATCGTTTACGGATATGCGCTGAAAGGAAACAGCATCTTTATCGGGCGCGGCGGTTTTGCATTACTGCGCGGCATCCCCGGCTGCTATGCGGTGCGGCTGGTAGCTTCCGATGATGTGCGAATCGGGCGGTTAATGAAGGAGTTCGATTGGTCCGAAAAAAAAGCCCGCGCTCTGATGGCGGAGAGCGATGCCAACCGCGAAGGCTTTCACAGATGTTTTTTTGATATGAAACCGGAAGATCCTACTCATTATCACCTCGTTATCAACACCGATTTTGCTACGGCGCCGCTTGCCGCGAGTATTATCACGCATGCTTGCAAGGAAGCTATTTTACCAGCGGAAGAACAAGAAGGACTCAAGCGCATTGCCGAACTGTTATTGGGGCAGCGGATTGTCAATGTGATCGCTTTTAAAGAAGAGCTGCCCATTTATTTTTTGGATGCGGAAGTATCCGATACGCAGATTATACTGCATGGGGTTGCAGACTCCGTTGCGTGTATCGATAGAGCGATTAAAATAGCCGAAGGCTTGGCGCAGGGGCGTTCGGTATCTACGCAGATCAGCATCGTCAATGAATATAAGCCTTATCCGTAG
- a CDS encoding NUDIX hydrolase — MQKNSNLSWKPIAAKEICTTRVFTVNEITSLSPDNETKTFSTLSAPEWVIVIPRITDANGRHYFLMVKQWRHGSAHLSIEFPGGVVDEGETPEQAARRELLEEPGKTEQNLTLLGEVYPNPAIMGNKSHIYFADCEANTQAQHLDEDEFLEAEAVPVEEVLNKMGTDPYDHALMCTALFFYLREVAKDVKC; from the coding sequence ATGCAAAAAAATTCTAATCTTTCATGGAAGCCCATCGCTGCAAAAGAAATATGCACCACACGGGTATTTACCGTTAACGAAATCACCAGTCTTTCGCCTGACAACGAAACAAAGACATTTTCTACATTGTCCGCACCGGAATGGGTTATCGTTATTCCCCGCATTACCGATGCAAACGGTCGGCATTATTTTTTGATGGTAAAACAATGGCGGCATGGATCGGCGCACCTGTCGATCGAATTTCCCGGCGGCGTAGTCGACGAGGGGGAAACGCCGGAGCAGGCGGCACGGCGGGAGCTGCTGGAAGAACCGGGGAAAACGGAACAGAACTTAACGCTGCTCGGTGAGGTATATCCCAACCCTGCGATTATGGGAAATAAAAGCCATATTTATTTTGCAGATTGTGAGGCAAATACGCAGGCGCAGCATCTTGATGAAGATGAATTTTTAGAAGCCGAGGCGGTACCCGTTGAAGAAGTGTTAAACAAGATGGGAACGGACCCCTACGACCATGCGCTTATGTGCACTGCGCTCTTTTTTTATTTACGGGAAGTTGCTAAAGACGTCAAATGTTAG